Proteins from a genomic interval of Ptychodera flava strain L36383 chromosome 7, AS_Pfla_20210202, whole genome shotgun sequence:
- the LOC139137691 gene encoding uncharacterized protein — protein sequence MSKTIKRILFGRKKYKRLYQIEDDLIPGDIIEFKPKKRVCLYTECVVFIGEGKSVCFYKGKLYKESIRHAARGRKVRILNDVAAEKYSREALTYGEIVSRATEYLNVDEKETACYWLNCEHFAVWCRFGDRVRLLSPSEGRPLPIVTSTPCNTPDLCRHHHAPLATEEVYLMDDVDLKEVDVDMKEIDAAHAKLMAVLTDNGDVNEDHVGVEESPEDFSYDPEAIRPSYQEEKISDGLDEITKGIEELQVSFTKLNVYFKDYEALLTLTAEMDGDAIQRTASIGSSASGDNALNSLNNNDLFAQYNPSSQRASSSDLKQDAETRSRTSSNLSNGNGMKVPKEYFHVRKWIHDQREILSQLPAYRSNPEAYLRNLNKVITNSQSLSTLSQKDRSHRPSRTSLATDSVMSEDHTPLMSIADNDCNDHRHRGNPLD from the exons ATGTCGAAAACCATCAAGAGAATACTATTCGGAAGAAAAAAGTACAAAAGACTTTACCAAATCGAGGATGATTTGATACCTGGAGATATCATCGAATTTAAACCAAAGAAGCGTGTTTGTTTGTACACAGAGTGCGTGGTATTTATCGGCGAGGGAAAATCGGTGTGTTTTTACAAAGGGAAACTGTACAAGGAATCCATACGCCATGCGGCAAGAGGACGCAAAGTGCGTATTCTGAACGATGTTGCCGCGGAGAAGTACAGCAGAGAGGCCCTGACTTACGGAGAGATCGTCTCCAGAGCCACGGAATATCTCAATGTCGACGAAAAGGAGACGGCCTGCTACTGGTTGAATTGCGAACATTTCGCCGTGTGGTGTCGTTTTGGTGACCGGGTCAGACTCTTGTCCCCGTCGGAAGGTAGGCCGTTACCAATAGTAACGAGTACACCGTGCAACACGCCGGACTTATGCCGCCATCATCATGCCCCTTTGGCCACTGAAGAGGTTTATCTCATGGATGACGTCGACCTGAAAGAGGTTGATGTCGACATGAAAGAGATTGATGCTGCGCATGCAAAACTAATGGCAGTTCTAACGGATAACGGAGATGTGAATGAAGATC atgTCGGCGTGGAGGAATCTCCTGAAGACTTTAGCTATGACCCGGAGGCTATTCGCCCTAGTTATCAGGAAGAGAAAATATCAGACG GACTCGATGAAATTACCAAGGGAATTGAAGAGCTCCAG GTGTCGTTCACAAAAttgaatgtgtatttcaaagatTACGAAGCCTTGTTGACACTTACTGCCGAGATGGACGGCGACGCTATTCAACGAACCGCTAGTATCGGTAGCAGCGCTAGCGGAGATAATGCTCTGAACTCCCTCAACAATAACGACCTTTTTGCCCAATACAATCCCTCGTCACAGAGGGCGTCCTCCTCTGATCTGAAACAAGATGCCG AGACTCGAAGTCGCACTTCCAGCAATCTGAGTAACGGTAATGGCATGAAAGTTCCCAAGGAATATTTCCACGTTCGTAAATGGATCCACGACCAGAGAGAAATTTTGTCACAGCTACCAGCCTATAGGTCAAACCCTGAAGCCTATCTCAGAAACCTTAACAAA GTGATCACCAACTCACAAAGTTTGTCAACACTCAGTCAGAAGGACCGTTCACATCGTCCGAGCCGCACGTCGTTAGCCACAGATTCTGTCATGAGCGAGGATCACACACCGCTGATGAGTATTGCGGATAACGACTGCAATGACCACCGCCATCGTGGGAACCCTCTCGATTGA
- the LOC139137715 gene encoding SUZ RNA-binding domain-containing-like: protein MFKMADDEDEEVWDSWEDAVDSGAFDKKLEVEESKNNAKKVNSETQPIILQEDSTRTAYQPQLKILKRPNASDEVNNKAKTAENKQATYKSLEQREKEYAEARQRIFGSTQTEEQERPLHLLPKQESAEDNVIRQPKGPDGTSGFNLQR from the exons ATGTTCAAAATGGCTGATGATGAAGACGAAGAAGTGTGGGACAGTTGGGAGGATGCAGTCGACAGCGGT GCATTTGACAAGAAACTTGAAGTTGAAGAAAGTAAGAATAATGCGAA AAAGGTCAACTCGGAGACACAACCAATCATACTACAGGAAGATTCAACAAGGACGGCATATCAACCTCAGTTGAAGATTTTAAAGAGACCTAATGCATCTGATGAAGTAaataacaaagcaaagactGCTGAAAACAAACAG gCAACATATAAAAGTTTAGagcagagagagaaagaatatgCTGAAGCCAGACAACGAATATTTGGATCAACGCAAACAGAGGAACAGGAAAG ACCATTACATCTCCTGCCAAAACAAGAATCTGCTGAAGATAATGTTATCAGACAACCAAAAGGACCAGATGGAACGTCTGGTTTTAATCTGCAAAGATGA